The Candidatus Ancaeobacter aquaticus genome window below encodes:
- the recR gene encoding recombination mediator RecR produces the protein MIYPESITKLIEEFGKLPGIGNRTAERLALFINDTSKEQAERLSDAITDVKEKICQCSQCNNISEVDPCMICTDPVRDKEKLCVVEDTKDIIALERTRSFAGVYHVLMGKISPLKGIGPEHIKIDQLVCRINSTKPREVIIATGADIEGEATALYLAKVLKNNSNDLIVSRIAYGLPVGGSLEFANDITITRAMEGRKELS, from the coding sequence ATGATTTATCCTGAATCGATTACAAAACTTATTGAAGAGTTTGGGAAACTTCCCGGCATAGGTAATAGAACTGCTGAACGGTTAGCACTCTTTATTAATGATACTTCAAAAGAACAAGCTGAACGATTATCTGATGCAATAACCGATGTAAAAGAAAAAATCTGTCAATGTTCACAGTGTAACAATATCAGTGAAGTTGATCCCTGTATGATATGTACTGATCCTGTACGAGATAAAGAAAAGCTATGTGTTGTAGAAGACACAAAAGATATTATCGCTTTAGAGCGTACAAGGAGTTTTGCAGGTGTATATCATGTTCTTATGGGGAAGATATCTCCCTTAAAAGGTATCGGTCCTGAACACATAAAGATCGATCAACTTGTTTGTCGCATTAATTCCACGAAACCAAGAGAAGTAATTATTGCGACCGGAGCAGATATTGAAGGTGAAGCAACAGCATTGTACCTAGCAAAAGTATTAAAGAATAATAGTAATGATCTGATCGTATCTCGTATAGCATACGGACTACCTGTTGGCGGTTCACTAGAATTTGCCAATGATATTACCATTACCCGTGCAATGGAAGGTCGCAAAGAATTATCCTAA